The proteins below are encoded in one region of Paracoccus methylovorus:
- a CDS encoding CoA-acylating methylmalonate-semialdehyde dehydrogenase, with amino-acid sequence MEELSHWIDGKEVKGTSGRFSDVYNPATGEVIARLPLATPAELDAAVRSAEKAQVAWAATNPQRRARVMMKFGQLIVDNMEKLAEIVSREHGKTLPDARGDVQRGLEVIEVCMGAPAMLKGEFTDNAGPGIDLYSMRQPLGVVAGITPFNFPAMIPLWKMGPALSAGNAMILKPSERVPSTSLMLAKLAQEAGLPDGVLQVVNGDKEIVDAILDHPVVQAVGFVGSTPIAQYIYGRAAANGKRAQCFGGAKNHMLIMPDADLDKAADALVGAGFGAAGERCMAISVAVPVGDKTADALIERLVPKIEKLKIGPYTAGDDVDFGPVITKAAQERINRLIGSGVDQGAKLVVDGRGLNIQGYENGFFCGASLFDNVTRDMEIYKEEIFGPVLSTVRAQSYEEALNLVMDNDYGNGTAIYTADGDTARDFASRVNVGMVGINFPIPVPLSYYTFGGWKKSAFGDLNQYGPDAFRFYTKTKTVTARWYSGIKDGVALNFKALD; translated from the coding sequence ATGGAAGAACTCAGCCATTGGATCGACGGTAAAGAGGTCAAGGGCACCTCGGGCCGTTTCAGCGATGTCTACAACCCCGCAACCGGCGAAGTGATCGCCCGGCTGCCGCTGGCCACCCCGGCCGAACTGGACGCCGCCGTGCGCAGCGCCGAAAAGGCGCAGGTCGCCTGGGCCGCCACCAACCCGCAGCGCCGCGCCCGGGTGATGATGAAATTCGGCCAGTTGATCGTCGACAACATGGAAAAGCTGGCCGAGATCGTCTCGCGCGAGCATGGCAAGACCCTGCCCGACGCGCGCGGCGACGTGCAGCGCGGTCTTGAGGTGATCGAGGTCTGCATGGGTGCCCCGGCGATGCTGAAGGGCGAGTTCACCGACAATGCCGGCCCCGGGATCGACCTGTATTCCATGCGCCAACCGTTGGGCGTGGTTGCGGGCATCACCCCCTTTAACTTCCCGGCGATGATTCCGCTGTGGAAGATGGGACCGGCGCTGTCGGCAGGCAACGCGATGATCCTGAAGCCCTCCGAGCGCGTGCCCTCGACCTCATTGATGCTGGCCAAGCTGGCGCAAGAGGCCGGCCTGCCCGACGGCGTGCTGCAGGTCGTCAACGGCGACAAGGAAATCGTGGACGCGATCCTGGACCATCCGGTCGTGCAGGCGGTGGGCTTCGTGGGCTCGACCCCGATTGCGCAGTATATCTATGGCCGCGCAGCCGCCAACGGCAAGCGTGCGCAATGCTTCGGCGGCGCCAAGAACCACATGCTGATCATGCCCGACGCTGACCTCGACAAGGCGGCGGATGCTCTGGTCGGCGCAGGCTTTGGCGCGGCGGGCGAACGCTGCATGGCGATTTCGGTCGCGGTGCCGGTGGGCGACAAGACCGCCGACGCGCTGATCGAGCGGCTGGTGCCCAAGATCGAAAAACTGAAGATCGGCCCCTACACCGCCGGCGACGATGTGGATTTCGGTCCGGTCATCACCAAGGCCGCGCAGGAACGGATCAACCGCCTGATCGGCTCGGGCGTGGATCAGGGCGCGAAGCTGGTCGTCGATGGTCGCGGCCTGAACATCCAAGGCTACGAGAACGGCTTTTTCTGCGGCGCATCGCTCTTTGACAACGTGACCCGCGACATGGAGATCTACAAGGAAGAGATCTTCGGCCCGGTGCTCTCGACCGTGCGGGCGCAAAGCTATGAAGAGGCGCTGAACCTCGTCATGGACAATGACTATGGCAACGGCACGGCGATCTATACCGCCGACGGCGACACCGCGCGCGATTTCGCCAGCCGGGTAAACGTGGGCATGGTCGGCATCAACTTCCCGATCCCGGTGCCGCTGAGCTATTACACCTTCGGTGGTTGGAAAAAGTCGGCCTTCGGCGACCTGAACCAGTATGGCCCGGACGCCTTCCGCTTTTACACCAAGACCAAAACCGTCACCGCCCGCTGGTATTCCGGCATCAAGGACGGCGTCGCGCTGAACTTCAAGGCGCTGGACTAA
- a CDS encoding LysR family transcriptional regulator, with product MDWDDLRIFLAVARADSLSGAGRRLAIDASTVGRRVARLEGALGAKLFIKTPQGYALAPEGERLLPHAEAVETALSGAEEALSGPGDLAGQLRIGAPDGCANYLLPQVCARLSEAHPQLEIQIVALPRVFNLSKREADMAIAVSQPQAGRLVVQRLTDYQLHLAAHEDYLRAHPPIRSREDLRGHRMIGYISDMIFDRELDYLTETGAEWAALTSNSVSVQMQAIRVGAGLGIVHDFAIPFCPGIQRVLTDQISLTRSFWLIRHADDRRSQRMNRLADALAQGIRAEVARLQALVFP from the coding sequence GTGGACTGGGATGACCTGCGCATATTTCTGGCGGTCGCACGCGCGGATAGCCTGTCGGGGGCCGGGCGGCGGTTGGCCATAGATGCCTCGACCGTCGGCAGGCGGGTAGCGCGGCTGGAAGGCGCATTGGGTGCAAAGCTTTTCATCAAGACGCCGCAGGGCTATGCGCTGGCGCCAGAGGGCGAGCGGCTTTTGCCCCATGCCGAAGCGGTCGAGACGGCGCTGAGCGGCGCGGAAGAGGCGCTAAGCGGTCCGGGCGATCTGGCGGGGCAGTTGCGTATCGGTGCGCCGGACGGCTGTGCCAACTATCTGCTGCCGCAAGTCTGCGCACGGCTGTCCGAGGCGCATCCGCAACTGGAAATCCAGATCGTCGCCCTGCCGCGCGTCTTCAACCTGTCGAAACGCGAAGCCGATATGGCCATCGCCGTGTCGCAGCCGCAAGCCGGGCGGCTGGTCGTGCAGCGGCTGACCGATTACCAACTGCATCTTGCCGCGCACGAGGATTACCTGCGCGCCCATCCGCCGATCCGTTCGCGCGAGGATCTGCGGGGGCATCGGATGATCGGCTATATCTCGGACATGATCTTTGACCGCGAACTGGATTACCTGACCGAAACCGGCGCGGAATGGGCCGCGCTGACCTCGAACTCGGTTTCGGTGCAGATGCAGGCGATCCGCGTGGGGGCGGGGCTGGGCATCGTGCATGATTTCGCCATTCCCTTCTGCCCCGGTATCCAGAGGGTGCTGACGGACCAGATTTCATTGACGCGCAGCTTTTGGTTGATCCGACATGCCGATGACCGTCGTTCGCAACGGATGAACCGGCTGGCGGATGCGTTGGCGCAGGGTATCCGGGCCGAGGTGGCCCGCCTGCAAGCGCTTGTCTTTCCCTGA
- a CDS encoding CBS domain-containing protein, producing the protein MLVTQILSMKASGDIITVAPETSVADATRLLSEKRIGAIVVSEDGKVPLGILSERDIVRELGKRGAAILDQPITELMTRKLETCTTGEDALVILDRMTQGRFRHLPVVDEQGTMIGLVSIGDAVSARLKELAAEKEALTGMIMGN; encoded by the coding sequence ATGCTCGTCACCCAGATCCTGTCGATGAAGGCCAGCGGCGATATTATCACCGTCGCCCCGGAAACCAGCGTGGCCGACGCCACCAGATTGCTTTCGGAAAAGCGCATCGGTGCGATCGTGGTATCCGAGGATGGCAAAGTCCCGCTGGGCATCCTGTCCGAACGCGACATCGTGCGCGAGCTTGGAAAGCGCGGGGCAGCGATTCTTGACCAGCCGATCACCGAACTGATGACCCGCAAGCTGGAAACCTGCACCACTGGCGAGGACGCGCTGGTGATCCTGGACAGAATGACGCAGGGCCGTTTCCGCCATCTGCCGGTGGTGGACGAGCAGGGCACGATGATCGGCCTTGTCTCGATCGGCGATGCGGTTTCTGCGCGGCTCAAAGAGCTTGCGGCGGAAAAAGAGGCCCTGACCGGCATGATCATGGGTAACTGA
- the coaD gene encoding pantetheine-phosphate adenylyltransferase, with amino-acid sequence MRIGLYPGTFDPITLGHLDIIQRALELVDRLVIGVAINRDKSPLFSLEDRVAMVREECDKVVARRSGEIVVHPFENLLIDCARDVGATVIVRGLRAVADFEYEFQMVGMNRAMDDSIETVFLMADARRQAIASKLVKEIARLGGDVSKFVPAPVRDALVTRFAR; translated from the coding sequence ATGCGCATCGGGCTTTACCCAGGCACCTTCGATCCCATCACCTTGGGGCATCTCGATATTATCCAGCGCGCGCTGGAACTGGTGGATCGTCTGGTGATCGGCGTCGCCATCAACCGCGATAAGAGCCCACTTTTCTCGCTTGAGGATCGGGTCGCCATGGTGCGCGAGGAATGCGACAAGGTCGTCGCCCGCCGCAGCGGCGAAATCGTCGTTCACCCGTTCGAGAACCTGCTGATCGACTGCGCCCGCGATGTTGGCGCGACGGTGATCGTGCGCGGGCTTCGGGCGGTCGCGGATTTCGAATACGAATTCCAGATGGTGGGCATGAACCGCGCCATGGATGACAGTATCGAAACCGTGTTCCTGATGGCAGATGCCCGACGTCAAGCCATCGCCTCGAAACTGGTCAAAGAGATCGCACGGCTGGGTGGGGACGTCTCGAAATTCGTCCCGGCACCGGTTCGGGACGCCTTGGTCACCCGCTTCGCGCGCTGA
- a CDS encoding DUF2189 domain-containing protein encodes MVVTDSNPKPIPAPIPDPGRPPLPDPLPDPGPDEIPLPEVIGFDAIPAALVAGWQDFRRAPAFGLLFAAFYVMGGLVLTAVATAAGQEWWLIPFVVGFPLIAPFAAVGLYEVSRRIESDRPLIWRDVLGVVIAQKDRQVPSMAMVILLMFMFWVFVAHTTFALFMGVSSLTNITSSPEVLLQGRGLVMLTTGTLIGAGFAALLFAMTVVGLPLILDREVDLISAIIASFGAVGANLPVMAAWALIIAALLFVGFLPLFLGLFIVLPVLGHASWHMYRRLMPDPLP; translated from the coding sequence ATGGTAGTGACCGATTCGAACCCGAAGCCCATTCCCGCCCCGATCCCCGACCCGGGGCGTCCGCCGCTGCCCGACCCCTTGCCCGATCCGGGCCCGGATGAGATCCCGTTACCCGAGGTGATCGGCTTTGACGCCATCCCTGCTGCGCTGGTGGCGGGATGGCAGGACTTTCGGCGCGCGCCGGCATTCGGTTTGCTGTTTGCCGCCTTTTACGTGATGGGCGGGCTGGTGCTGACAGCGGTTGCCACGGCGGCAGGGCAGGAATGGTGGCTGATTCCCTTTGTCGTCGGCTTTCCGCTGATCGCCCCTTTTGCCGCTGTCGGGCTTTACGAAGTCAGCCGGCGCATCGAATCGGACCGTCCGTTGATCTGGCGCGATGTGCTGGGCGTGGTGATCGCGCAAAAGGACCGGCAGGTGCCCTCTATGGCCATGGTCATCCTGCTGATGTTCATGTTCTGGGTCTTTGTCGCCCACACCACTTTCGCGCTGTTCATGGGTGTGTCCTCGCTGACCAATATCACCTCGTCGCCCGAGGTGTTGTTGCAGGGCCGTGGTCTGGTCATGCTGACGACGGGAACGCTGATCGGCGCGGGGTTCGCCGCGCTCTTGTTTGCGATGACCGTGGTCGGCCTGCCGCTGATTCTTGACCGCGAGGTTGACCTCATCTCGGCCATCATCGCGAGTTTTGGGGCGGTGGGTGCAAACCTGCCCGTCATGGCGGCTTGGGCGCTGATCATTGCGGCCCTGCTGTTTGTCGGCTTTCTGCCGCTGTTTCTAGGGCTTTTTATCGTGCTGCCCGTGCTGGGCCATGCCAGTTGGCACATGTATCGCCGACTGATGCCAGACCCGCTGCCATGA
- a CDS encoding bactofilin family protein, translated as MFSKTRVTEPGPRTQPTPEPETARSLDASYDIPAAAPRTRTAPSVLSSDLTVTGNIQTEGDVQVEGTIEGDIRAHQLVVGESATIRGEIVAEDVVVNGRVIGRVRGLKVRLTATARVEGDIIHKTIAIESGAHFEGSVQRQEDPLANGITPKLAPPAAKAANSDAE; from the coding sequence ATGTTTTCTAAAACGCGTGTAACCGAACCCGGCCCCCGCACTCAACCGACCCCAGAACCCGAGACGGCGCGCAGCCTTGACGCGAGTTACGACATTCCCGCCGCTGCCCCGCGCACGCGCACCGCGCCTTCGGTTCTGTCCTCGGATTTGACGGTTACCGGCAATATCCAGACAGAGGGCGACGTTCAGGTCGAAGGCACGATCGAAGGCGACATCCGCGCACATCAGTTGGTCGTGGGCGAAAGCGCCACGATTCGCGGCGAAATCGTCGCCGAAGATGTCGTGGTGAATGGTCGCGTCATCGGCCGTGTGCGTGGCCTGAAAGTTCGCCTGACCGCCACCGCCCGGGTCGAGGGCGACATCATCCACAAAACCATCGCCATCGAATCCGGCGCCCATTTCGAAGGCTCGGTCCAGCGTCAGGAAGACCCGCTGGCCAATGGAATCACACCGAAACTGGCGCCGCCCGCCGCGAAAGCAGCAAACAGCGACGCCGAGTAA
- a CDS encoding M23 family metallopeptidase, translating into MRITHSLNSVLERWLPEQRLFLKSDKTTRFLRLRPATQLFTLGGIALVFGWSIIASSILVIDAISAGSSRNEALQAQSAFEARLTDLSAERDRRAAEAVAAQNRFAVALDQVSRMQSLLLESEAQRRELETGLGAVQASLQETVKSHHLAEALGDADGEPAPARTAELQAALDILAGELKQAAGQRIDAVQKADDAKRLADAVTLERDQIIARNDEILSQLEDAVSISVKPLDDMFRSVGVNPDEILRTVRSGYSGQGGPLNPISYSSSGNAEISQGEAKANEILITLDQVNRYRIAVDKMPLAMPVKSAFRYTSPFGKRWGRSHDGIDMAAPVGTPVFATGEGTVIFAGWQRGYGNLIKIQHELGTETRYGHLSKIRVKVGQKVSRGSQIGDMGNTGRSTGSHLHYEVRVNGRAVNPMSFIKAAQNVF; encoded by the coding sequence TTGCGCATCACCCATAGCCTGAATTCGGTGCTTGAGCGCTGGCTGCCAGAACAGCGCCTCTTCCTGAAGTCGGACAAGACCACCCGCTTTTTGCGGCTGCGTCCTGCCACGCAACTGTTTACGTTGGGGGGCATCGCTTTGGTCTTCGGCTGGTCGATCATCGCCAGTTCGATCCTTGTCATCGACGCGATCAGCGCGGGTTCATCCCGTAACGAGGCACTGCAGGCCCAAAGCGCCTTCGAAGCGCGGCTCACCGATCTTTCGGCCGAACGCGACCGCCGCGCCGCCGAAGCCGTGGCCGCTCAGAACCGCTTTGCGGTGGCGCTGGATCAGGTGTCACGCATGCAATCGCTGCTGCTGGAATCAGAAGCGCAACGGCGCGAACTGGAAACCGGCCTTGGCGCCGTGCAGGCCAGCCTGCAGGAAACCGTAAAGTCCCATCATCTGGCCGAGGCACTGGGCGACGCGGATGGCGAACCCGCCCCCGCCCGCACGGCCGAACTGCAAGCTGCGCTGGACATTCTGGCGGGTGAGTTGAAACAGGCTGCTGGCCAACGCATCGACGCCGTGCAAAAGGCCGACGATGCCAAGCGCCTTGCCGACGCCGTCACGCTGGAGCGCGATCAGATCATCGCCCGCAACGATGAGATCCTGTCGCAACTCGAAGATGCCGTTTCCATCTCGGTCAAGCCGCTGGACGACATGTTCCGCAGCGTAGGGGTAAACCCGGACGAGATCCTGCGCACCGTCCGCAGCGGCTATTCCGGTCAGGGCGGCCCGCTGAATCCGATCAGCTATTCCTCCAGCGGCAATGCGGAAATCAGCCAGGGCGAGGCCAAGGCCAACGAAATCCTGATCACTCTGGACCAGGTGAACCGCTATCGCATCGCGGTCGATAAGATGCCGCTGGCCATGCCGGTGAAATCCGCCTTCCGCTATACCTCGCCTTTCGGCAAACGGTGGGGACGCTCGCATGACGGCATCGACATGGCCGCCCCGGTGGGCACGCCGGTCTTTGCCACGGGCGAAGGCACGGTGATTTTTGCCGGCTGGCAGCGCGGCTACGGCAATCTCATCAAGATCCAGCACGAACTGGGCACGGAAACCCGCTATGGCCACCTGTCTAAGATTCGCGTGAAGGTGGGCCAAAAGGTATCGCGCGGCAGCCAGATCGGTGATATGGGCAATACCGGCAGATCGACTGGCTCGCATCTTCACTATGAAGTCCGCGTGAATGGTCGTGCCGTGAATCCTATGAGCTTCATCAAGGCAGCCCAGAATGTTTTCTAA
- a CDS encoding helix-turn-helix domain-containing protein yields the protein MAMQKIYAGVALRETRARAGLTQRAFADRLGVSLPYLSQMENNHRPVSAGVLLKLASEFSVDLGAMAVGDAERMVMDMAEALADPLFDTTPPRADLRLAATNAPALARAFLDLYRAHREGQERLAALDEALGAGAQNATPSPWEEVRDFFHYCDNYIDAVDRAAEHFARTRPELRPLDRAIAALTERGIEVTMAELGSAPVYLREGTRLTLNAAAEPATQAFQLLHLLALETRGDLLEATLELARFRSASARDIARLGLANYFAGAAMMPYSRFLATAREERHDLERLAHLFHASLEQVAHRLSTLQRGGDRGVPFFFVRVDQAGTITKRHSATRMQFARFGGACPLWNVHQAFETPGRFLRQLAETPDGKRYLLLARDVSKPAGAFGAPVRRFAIGLGCEISHAREMVYADGLDIGNPQLFEPIGVSCRICPRPNCHQRSVPPVDRHIRIPPDRPGPLPYEIA from the coding sequence ATGGCGATGCAAAAGATTTATGCCGGGGTTGCGTTACGGGAAACCCGGGCTCGGGCCGGCCTGACCCAGCGCGCATTCGCCGACCGGCTGGGCGTATCGCTGCCCTATCTGTCGCAGATGGAAAACAACCACCGCCCGGTTTCGGCAGGGGTGCTGCTGAAACTCGCCTCTGAGTTTTCGGTGGATCTGGGCGCCATGGCGGTGGGCGATGCCGAGCGTATGGTGATGGACATGGCCGAGGCGCTGGCCGATCCCTTGTTCGACACCACCCCGCCCCGCGCGGATCTGCGGCTGGCGGCGACGAACGCGCCGGCCTTGGCGCGGGCCTTTCTCGACCTTTATCGCGCCCATCGCGAGGGACAAGAGCGACTGGCCGCACTGGACGAGGCATTAGGCGCCGGGGCGCAAAACGCCACCCCCTCGCCCTGGGAAGAGGTGCGCGACTTTTTCCACTACTGCGACAATTATATCGACGCGGTGGACCGCGCGGCCGAGCATTTCGCCCGCACCCGCCCAGAACTGCGCCCGTTGGACCGTGCCATCGCCGCCCTGACCGAGCGCGGGATCGAGGTGACAATGGCCGAGCTGGGCAGCGCCCCGGTCTATCTGCGCGAGGGCACGCGGCTGACGCTGAATGCGGCGGCCGAGCCTGCAACCCAAGCCTTTCAACTATTGCACCTGCTGGCGCTGGAGACGCGAGGCGACCTGTTGGAGGCAACGCTAGAACTGGCGCGCTTTCGCAGCGCCTCGGCGCGCGACATCGCCCGGCTGGGGCTGGCGAACTATTTCGCAGGCGCAGCAATGATGCCCTATTCCCGCTTTCTTGCCACTGCGCGGGAAGAGCGCCACGATCTGGAGCGACTGGCACATCTGTTCCACGCTTCTCTGGAACAGGTGGCGCATCGGCTGTCCACCCTACAGCGCGGCGGTGACCGGGGGGTGCCGTTCTTTTTCGTCCGCGTGGATCAGGCCGGCACGATCACCAAGCGCCACTCGGCCACGCGAATGCAATTCGCCCGTTTCGGCGGCGCCTGCCCGCTGTGGAACGTACATCAGGCATTCGAGACCCCCGGCAGATTTCTGCGCCAACTGGCCGAAACGCCGGACGGCAAGCGTTACCTGCTGCTGGCGCGGGACGTGTCAAAGCCCGCCGGTGCCTTTGGCGCGCCGGTGCGGCGCTTTGCCATCGGGCTGGGATGTGAAATCAGCCATGCCCGAGAGATGGTCTATGCCGACGGGCTGGATATCGGCAACCCCCAGTTGTTCGAACCTATCGGCGTCTCTTGCCGGATCTGCCCCAGACCGAACTGCCATCAGCGTTCAGTGCCTCCGGTGGACCGGCATATCCGCATCCCGCCTGATCGTCCCGGCCCGCTGCCCTATGAGATCGCCTGA
- a CDS encoding multidrug effflux MFS transporter, with protein sequence MSSPIPSAPRRPNIVTLVSISAAGALSMNIFLPSLPAMARDFGVEYSFMQLSVSAFLGVSAILQLLCGPISDRFGRRPVVLGSFAIFLLATAGALMAPNAGWFMVFRLIQAVITTGFVISRAVVRDIVPAEQAASMIGYVTMGMSLVPMVAPTLGGMLDETLGWRASFIAMGLAGMTVMTLCAFDLNETARGGGVPLRQQIATYPILARSQRFWGYALTATLSAGSFYAYLGGAPFVGQVILHLSPAEVGYWFAGPSIGYALGNYLSARFSTRIGMNRMILAGALICSVFLAVALVIDLMGGLTPLIFFGSVGFMGLGNGMLLPNANAGMMSVRPELAGTASGLGGALAVAGGAGLAALAGALLHDDTGAAPLLVIMAVSAVASIAFILWVMIRERQVIKRG encoded by the coding sequence ATGAGCAGTCCGATCCCCTCCGCACCGCGCCGACCCAATATCGTGACCCTGGTATCGATCTCGGCCGCAGGGGCGCTGTCGATGAACATCTTCCTGCCCTCTCTGCCAGCAATGGCACGGGATTTTGGCGTGGAATACAGTTTCATGCAGCTTTCCGTGTCGGCCTTTTTGGGGGTCAGCGCGATATTGCAGCTACTTTGCGGCCCGATCAGCGACCGTTTTGGGCGGCGGCCGGTCGTGCTGGGCTCTTTTGCCATTTTTTTGCTGGCAACGGCCGGGGCGCTGATGGCGCCCAATGCAGGGTGGTTCATGGTCTTTCGCCTGATTCAGGCCGTGATAACGACCGGCTTCGTCATCAGCCGCGCCGTGGTGCGCGACATCGTGCCGGCCGAACAGGCGGCCAGCATGATCGGCTATGTCACCATGGGCATGTCGCTGGTGCCGATGGTCGCCCCGACATTGGGCGGCATGCTGGATGAAACGCTGGGCTGGCGCGCCAGTTTTATCGCCATGGGGTTGGCGGGAATGACGGTCATGACGCTTTGCGCCTTTGACCTGAACGAGACCGCGCGAGGCGGCGGCGTGCCCCTGCGCCAGCAAATCGCGACATATCCCATCCTGGCACGCTCGCAACGGTTCTGGGGCTATGCGTTGACGGCGACACTCAGCGCGGGATCGTTCTATGCCTATCTGGGCGGTGCACCCTTCGTCGGACAGGTCATTTTGCACCTGTCGCCGGCCGAAGTCGGGTATTGGTTCGCAGGCCCGTCGATTGGTTATGCGCTGGGAAATTACCTTTCGGCGCGATTTTCAACCCGCATCGGCATGAACAGGATGATTCTGGCAGGGGCACTGATCTGTTCGGTATTTCTGGCTGTGGCGCTGGTCATCGATCTGATGGGCGGGTTGACGCCGCTGATCTTCTTTGGCTCGGTCGGGTTCATGGGGCTTGGCAACGGCATGCTCTTGCCCAACGCCAATGCCGGGATGATGAGCGTGCGCCCAGAGCTTGCCGGCACCGCAAGCGGCCTTGGCGGCGCCTTGGCGGTGGCGGGCGGCGCGGGTCTGGCGGCGCTGGCTGGCGCGCTTTTGCACGACGATACCGGCGCAGCGCCGCTTCTTGTCATCATGGCAGTCTCAGCCGTTGCCTCGATCGCCTTCATCCTTTGGGTGATGATTCGCGAAAGACAGGTGATAAAGCGCGGCTGA
- a CDS encoding DMT family protein has product MNLPVPFVTIGLLTLSNLFMTAAWYGHLKFKAAPLLLVILVSWGIAFFEYVLQVPANRIGYGYFSAAQLKTIQEVISLSVFVLFSWVWLGEKLTWNVAAGFACICFGAFLIFHDFGGSTH; this is encoded by the coding sequence ATGAACCTGCCCGTGCCGTTTGTGACGATCGGCCTGCTGACCCTATCCAACCTGTTCATGACCGCTGCCTGGTATGGGCATCTGAAGTTCAAGGCAGCACCCCTGCTGCTGGTGATTCTGGTAAGCTGGGGCATCGCTTTCTTCGAATATGTGCTGCAGGTGCCGGCAAACCGCATCGGCTATGGCTATTTCTCTGCCGCGCAACTGAAGACCATTCAGGAGGTCATCAGCCTGTCGGTCTTTGTCCTGTTCTCATGGGTGTGGCTGGGTGAAAAGCTGACCTGGAACGTGGCGGCGGGTTTCGCGTGCATCTGCTTCGGCGCCTTTCTGATCTTTCACGATTTCGGCGGCAGCACACACTGA
- a CDS encoding replicative DNA helicase: protein MSELRAVEIRKPGEIAEAAAEQAVPFSIEAEQQLLGALLTNNEVYDHVSRIIQAPHFYDPVHRRIYEICVERIARNALASPVTIKAFMEHDAGLKELGGPAYLARLAGAAISSHAARDYAQMIREFALRRELIGLGQDIASRAATVSVSDSAEEQIKEAEQILYKLGEQGVGERGFQSFLSAVTGALNAANAAFSRGGGLSGVSTGLVDLDGKMGGLNRSDLIILAGRPSMGKTSLATNIAFNVAKAHRLGELPDGTHGTVAGGVVGFFSLEMSAEQLAARILSEAAEVPSESIRRGDMTEDEFRRFVKAAHDLQNCPLYIDDTPALPINQLAARARKLKRTMGLDVLIVDYLQLLRAASAKDSRVNEVSEITQGLKAIAKELDIPVIALSQLSRQVESREDKRPQLSDLRESGSIEQDADIVMFVFREEYYREREKPADHDLDKMASWQQIMESCHGKAEIIIGKQRHGPIGTVELSFEGRFTRFGNLEKHRSWDRSE from the coding sequence ATGAGCGAATTGCGTGCTGTCGAAATCAGAAAACCCGGCGAAATTGCTGAAGCCGCCGCGGAACAGGCCGTGCCCTTTTCGATCGAGGCCGAGCAGCAATTGCTGGGCGCTCTGCTGACCAATAACGAGGTCTACGACCACGTCTCGCGCATCATCCAGGCGCCACATTTTTACGATCCGGTCCATCGCCGCATCTATGAAATCTGCGTCGAGCGGATCGCTCGGAACGCTTTGGCAAGCCCGGTAACGATCAAGGCTTTCATGGAGCATGATGCCGGCCTCAAGGAACTGGGCGGTCCGGCCTATCTGGCAAGGCTGGCGGGGGCGGCGATCTCGTCCCATGCTGCACGTGACTATGCGCAGATGATCCGCGAATTTGCCCTACGCCGGGAGTTGATCGGGCTGGGACAGGATATCGCCTCGCGCGCGGCCACCGTGTCGGTCAGCGATTCCGCCGAGGAGCAAATCAAGGAAGCCGAGCAGATCCTTTACAAGCTGGGCGAACAGGGCGTAGGAGAGCGCGGTTTCCAAAGCTTCCTCTCTGCTGTCACCGGCGCGTTGAATGCAGCCAATGCCGCCTTCAGCCGCGGTGGCGGGTTGTCGGGGGTCTCGACAGGGCTTGTCGACCTTGACGGCAAGATGGGCGGCTTGAACCGTTCGGACCTGATTATCCTGGCCGGTCGCCCCTCGATGGGGAAAACCTCGCTGGCGACCAACATCGCCTTCAACGTTGCCAAGGCGCACAGGCTGGGTGAGCTGCCCGATGGCACTCATGGTACGGTGGCCGGCGGCGTCGTCGGCTTTTTCAGCCTGGAGATGTCGGCCGAGCAGCTTGCCGCGCGCATCCTGTCCGAGGCCGCCGAGGTTCCCAGCGAATCGATCCGCCGCGGCGACATGACCGAGGATGAGTTCCGCCGCTTTGTCAAAGCCGCGCACGATCTGCAAAACTGTCCGCTTTACATCGATGACACGCCCGCCCTGCCGATCAACCAATTGGCCGCCCGCGCCCGCAAGCTCAAGCGCACCATGGGGCTTGATGTGTTGATCGTGGACTATCTGCAGCTGCTGCGCGCCGCCTCGGCCAAGGACAGCCGCGTCAATGAGGTCAGCGAGATTACTCAGGGTCTCAAGGCCATCGCCAAGGAACTGGACATCCCCGTCATCGCACTGTCCCAGCTTTCGCGCCAGGTCGAATCGCGCGAGGACAAGCGCCCGCAGCTTTCCGACCTGCGCGAGTCAGGCTCGATCGAACAGGACGCCGACATTGTCATGTTCGTCTTTCGCGAAGAATACTACCGTGAACGCGAAAAGCCTGCCGACCACGACCTGGACAAGATGGCGTCCTGGCAGCAGATCATGGAATCCTGCCATGGCAAGGCCGAGATCATCATCGGCAAGCAACGCCACGGTCCCATCGGCACCGTCGAGCTGTCCTTCGAGGGTCGCTTTACCCGTTTCGGCAATCTGGAAAAACATCGTAGCTGGGACCGCTCTGAATGA